TCATAAAACATTACCTTTGCCGATTCCAATCCAATATCAGTCGGAAGTACTGCCTCATTACCATAGACCAAACTAAAAGGAGTTTCTTTGGTTCATTCTCTCGGAGTGGTTCGGTACGCCCATAAGACACTTGGGAGTTCATCCACCGAATTGCCCTTAGCTTTGCCAAGTCGAACTTTTAGACCCTGTACCAGCGTCCGATTAGTCACCTCTACCTGCCTATTACTCTGCGGGTAAGCTATAGATGTAAAGACTTGTTGGATCTTCATCTCTTTACACCAAGCTTGGATCTTGGCCCCTTGGAACTGTCTCTTATTATTGGATATCAGTCTCCTAGGTACCCCGTATCTACATACTATACTCATCCACAAGAACTTCAGGACATCACTCTCAGTGATTCTGGCCAAAGGctctgcttccacccatttcgaaAACTATTCGACTGCTACCAATAGGAACTTCTTCTAAGCAAGAGCTATAGGAAAAGGACCCACAATATCCATTCTCCACTGGTCAAAAGGACAGGCGGCTAAGATAGTCTCCATCAGCGCGGATGGCTGGTGATGTAAACGTGCGTGACATTGACAACTGTCAGAGGACATTACTAGTTCTTGGGCGTCATTAAACACTGAGGGCCAACAGTAACCCGCGAGCAACACTTTCCTAGCCAAAGCATAAGCTCCCAGGTGATTTCCACAAGACCCCTCATGAACTTCCCGGAGCACATAATCAGCCTCTTGATAACTCAGACACCGAAGGAGAGGCCCTGCAAAATACCTTCGGTACAACACTTCTTCGACTATCACATAACGCGAACACTTTGTGTTCAACTCACGAGCTTCGCGAGGGTTATCAGGAAGCATTCCCTCTTTCAAATAGTTCATCATAcctgataagtgcaagaattgcacttaatttatatgttaatctTTTTTATCTATGctggtttcgaacagaattacgcgtggttttttgttgtttttgtgtcgtGCAGGGGATATACAACTAGTTGATGGTTTAGAGCAATTATAGATGTTTTTGAGCGTGAAACTGCGATAGACGAGAACCGCAGCGCCAAAACTAGCTCCACAGCGCTCATTTGTGCGAAacacaagcgcctaggcgccgcCCAAGAGGCGCCGCGGCGCACCAGTGCCGAAGTATAAGCGCCGAGGTGCTAAACGCCGAGAGTCAAGCGCTTAGGCCCTAAGGAACAAGCGTCGCGGTGCTAACCTTCATAATTGAGCGCCACTTACTCGGCGCCGCGGCGCTAATAGCGGTGAAACAAGATTAAATGGGCTTCGATTCGCGGCCCAGATGGGGGGATAAAAAGGAAATCGAGGGTTCAGAAGAGGGGATGCCGTTTTTAGAGAACATACAGAGAAAAGAGTCGGAGCTAACACGAGACGAAGACCAGGCGCGCGAAGATCGATTACAAATACAAAGAACGACGAATCTGGGGAtagagacgacacttcggatttgttatctgtTCTTTCGTGTTTATATTTTCTCGCATTTAGATGTCTAAAAC
The Primulina tabacum isolate GXHZ01 chromosome 9, ASM2559414v2, whole genome shotgun sequence DNA segment above includes these coding regions:
- the LOC142556866 gene encoding uncharacterized protein LOC142556866, yielding MNYLKEGMLPDNPREARELNTKCSRYVIVEEVLYRRYFAGPLLRCLSYQEADYVLREVHEGSCGNHLGAYALARKVLLAGYCWPSVFNDAQELVMSSDSCQCHARLHHQPSALMETILAACPFDQWRMDIVGPFPIALA